A genome region from Deinococcus aerolatus includes the following:
- a CDS encoding CaiB/BaiF CoA transferase family protein, producing the protein MLEGVKVADFTRVLTGPFCTMLLGDLGADVIKVEPPQGDDTRAWGPPFQTSGEARESSYFLSVNRNKRSIILDLKSPEGQQAAQRLIAESDVVVENFRPGTFAKLGFGWEALHAENPRLIYASVSGFGQDGPYRDRAGYDVIAQGMGGLMSYNGEAGHEPLRVGVAVADVFSGSLITQAILAALYQRERTGKGERLDVNLLESVIALGTNQVSRYLTTGEVPVAIGNEHRSIVPYGTLRCQDGFINVAVGNDSLWRKFCRALDLSELAADSRMDTNEGRVSHREDLDVQLLAGLGRLTRAEIMQRLEEAGVPCGAVNNMAEVFADPHIQARKVAVTLPHASLGQTTVTSPPWDIGGAKPEVRRAPPTLGQHTAEILSELGLTAHTDA; encoded by the coding sequence ATGCTCGAAGGCGTCAAGGTGGCCGACTTTACCCGGGTGCTGACCGGCCCCTTTTGCACCATGTTGCTCGGCGACCTCGGTGCCGACGTGATCAAGGTGGAGCCGCCGCAGGGTGATGACACCCGCGCCTGGGGGCCACCGTTTCAGACGAGCGGCGAGGCCCGCGAGTCGAGCTATTTCCTGAGTGTCAACCGCAACAAGCGCAGCATCATCTTGGACCTCAAGTCTCCTGAGGGCCAGCAAGCGGCGCAGCGCTTGATCGCGGAGTCGGACGTGGTGGTTGAGAACTTCCGCCCCGGCACGTTCGCCAAACTGGGCTTCGGCTGGGAAGCGCTGCACGCCGAGAATCCGCGCCTGATCTATGCCAGCGTCTCGGGCTTCGGACAGGACGGCCCCTACCGCGACCGCGCCGGGTACGACGTGATCGCCCAGGGCATGGGCGGGTTGATGAGCTACAACGGCGAGGCCGGACATGAGCCGCTGCGGGTCGGGGTGGCGGTGGCCGACGTGTTCTCCGGCTCACTCATTACCCAGGCGATTCTGGCGGCCCTCTACCAGCGCGAGCGCACCGGGAAGGGCGAGCGGCTGGACGTTAACTTGCTCGAAAGCGTCATCGCCCTGGGCACCAATCAGGTCAGCCGATATCTGACCACCGGAGAAGTGCCGGTCGCCATTGGCAACGAGCACCGTAGCATCGTGCCCTACGGTACCCTGCGCTGCCAGGACGGATTCATCAACGTGGCGGTGGGTAACGATTCGCTGTGGCGCAAATTCTGCCGGGCGCTGGACCTCAGCGAGTTGGCCGCCGATTCCCGGATGGACACCAACGAGGGCCGGGTCAGCCACCGCGAGGACCTCGACGTGCAGCTGCTGGCCGGGCTGGGCCGCTTGACCCGCGCCGAGATCATGCAGCGCCTGGAAGAAGCGGGCGTGCCGTGTGGGGCCGTCAACAACATGGCCGAGGTCTTCGCCGATCCGCACATTCAGGCCCGCAAGGTGGCGGTGACGCTGCCGCACGCTTCTCTGGGCCAGACCACTGTCACCTCGCCTCCGTGGGACATCGGTGGAGCCAAGCCGGAAGTGCGCCGCGCGCCGCCCACCCTGGGCCAGCACACTGCCGAAATCCTGAGTGAACTCGGTCTCACCGCCCACACCGACGCTTAA
- a CDS encoding SDR family oxidoreductase has translation MTQNFSGRHAVVFGGSQGLGLASALKLAEGGANVTVISRSATQERLVRQGLPSAQAQALSGELTQSDMNELLSAAKDKFGPVDTLVLSGGGPKAGTFATLSDDDWTGAYHLLLLAPVRAIRAALPDMQAAGFGRIISVLSSGVKQPLPNLMLSNALRAATLGMLQTLAREVAGQGITVNGVVPGRIDTDRVRSLDQGAAERSQRTPEEVRAKSEASIPLGRYGRPAEFGAAVAFLATADASYITGSLIEVDGGLINTLT, from the coding sequence ATGACTCAAAATTTTAGTGGTCGGCACGCGGTGGTCTTCGGCGGCAGCCAGGGTCTGGGCCTCGCCAGCGCCCTCAAACTCGCCGAGGGCGGCGCGAACGTCACGGTGATTAGCCGCAGCGCCACGCAGGAACGCCTGGTCAGGCAGGGTCTGCCGTCAGCGCAGGCTCAGGCGCTCTCCGGCGAGCTTACGCAGAGCGATATGAACGAGCTGCTGAGCGCCGCCAAAGACAAGTTCGGCCCGGTGGACACCCTGGTGCTCAGCGGCGGTGGTCCCAAGGCCGGTACCTTCGCCACCCTCAGCGACGACGACTGGACCGGGGCGTACCACCTGCTGCTGCTCGCACCGGTGCGGGCCATCCGCGCTGCCCTGCCGGACATGCAGGCGGCGGGCTTCGGGCGCATCATCTCGGTGCTCTCCAGCGGCGTCAAGCAGCCGCTGCCCAACCTGATGCTCTCCAACGCGCTCCGGGCCGCCACACTGGGCATGCTGCAGACCCTCGCGCGCGAAGTGGCGGGACAGGGCATCACCGTGAACGGCGTGGTCCCTGGGCGCATTGACACCGACCGGGTGCGTTCGCTCGACCAGGGGGCCGCTGAGCGCAGCCAGCGCACCCCCGAGGAGGTCCGCGCCAAGAGTGAGGCCAGCATCCCGCTGGGCCGCTACGGACGGCCTGCCGAGTTCGGCGCGGCGGTGGCGTTTCTGGCGACCGCCGACGCCAGTTACATCACCGGCAGCTTGATTGAAGTGGACGGTGGCCTTATCAACACCCTGACATGA
- a CDS encoding acyl-CoA dehydrogenase family protein, which produces MLDYFQAHSLVGSDEQLVMQSVRSYVDSKLMPQIADWWDSAELPAREVMKEMGNQGLLGPTTPEEYGGSEVSYSAYGGMMYELERCDSGLRSAASVQGSLVMYPINTYGSEEQKRQYLPGLAAGDLIGCFGLTEPDGGSDPGAMRTRARKDGGDYVLNGNKMWITNSPVADLAVVWAKLEDDSGKDVVRGFIVPRGAKGFSTPQIHRKMSLRASVTGEIVLEDCRIPAENMLPLSGGLKSPLSCLTSARFGIAWGALGALEAVYQTALEYTTGRTTFGKPIASRQLVQDKLVRMVTDHSTGLLLATQLGALKDSGKMTFGQVSVAKRNNVRVALQGARLAREMLGGNGITTEYPVIRHMLNLETVDTYEGTHDIHTLIVGRDLTGLGALE; this is translated from the coding sequence ATGCTCGATTACTTTCAAGCCCATTCGCTGGTCGGCAGTGACGAACAACTGGTGATGCAGAGCGTCCGCTCCTACGTGGACAGCAAACTCATGCCGCAGATTGCCGATTGGTGGGACAGCGCCGAGCTGCCAGCCCGCGAGGTGATGAAAGAAATGGGCAACCAGGGGCTGCTCGGCCCCACCACGCCGGAAGAGTATGGCGGCTCGGAAGTCAGCTACAGCGCTTACGGCGGCATGATGTACGAGCTGGAGCGCTGCGACAGCGGCCTCAGAAGCGCGGCCAGCGTGCAGGGCAGCCTGGTAATGTACCCGATCAACACCTACGGCAGCGAGGAGCAGAAGCGTCAGTACCTGCCGGGCCTGGCCGCCGGCGACCTGATCGGCTGCTTCGGCCTGACCGAACCCGACGGCGGCTCGGACCCCGGCGCGATGCGCACCCGCGCCCGCAAGGACGGCGGCGACTACGTGCTGAACGGCAACAAGATGTGGATCACCAACAGCCCAGTGGCTGACCTCGCGGTGGTGTGGGCCAAGCTCGAAGATGACAGCGGCAAGGACGTGGTGCGCGGCTTCATCGTGCCCAGAGGGGCCAAGGGCTTCTCGACGCCCCAGATTCACCGCAAGATGAGCCTGCGCGCCAGCGTGACCGGCGAGATCGTACTCGAGGACTGCCGCATTCCTGCAGAGAATATGCTGCCGCTCTCCGGCGGCCTGAAAAGCCCGCTGTCGTGCCTGACCTCGGCCCGCTTCGGCATCGCCTGGGGCGCGCTCGGCGCGCTGGAAGCGGTGTATCAGACGGCGCTGGAATACACCACCGGGCGCACCACCTTCGGCAAGCCGATCGCCTCGCGCCAGCTGGTGCAGGACAAGCTGGTGCGGATGGTCACCGATCACTCCACCGGCCTGCTGCTGGCTACACAACTCGGCGCGCTCAAAGACAGCGGCAAGATGACCTTTGGGCAAGTCTCGGTCGCCAAGCGCAACAACGTGCGGGTGGCCCTGCAAGGAGCGCGTCTGGCCCGCGAGATGCTGGGCGGTAACGGCATCACCACCGAGTACCCGGTAATTCGCCACATGCTCAACCTGGAAACGGTGGACACCTACGAGGGCACCCACGACATCCATACCCTGATCGTGGGCCGTGACCTGACCGGCCTGGGGGCGCTGGAATGA
- a CDS encoding TRAP transporter permease, whose translation MIAALYHLYLVVHPFLPWSGSGIKVLELTQVQRATHVFFIVLAGYLLTSQQRGRKTTWGGVVFAVLTLPALWEFLRLDLPLIIKAVTVVIWALVTLPAVLPRLQKYGDLLVAAAMFAPYFYLLTQFEELIYRAVVPEPWDLAMGFALTLSVLGLTFRFLGPVLPSLVLVFMTYNLFGNQLPGVLGTAGMPIDLLIGKMFSETEAGLFGIITAVSLKYLVYFTLLGSVITALGFGPVIARLALRAVGRSPAAPGRSVAVMSVFMGLFSGSGAADTQFVATVTKPLMERSGYPRLTAAGITATAGSIALITPPVLGSIAFVMVEVLNIPYLSICLMALGPCVLYLAGVWFYNELYVRRSGFVRDVMPDEGKNVLRSLYVFLPLLLIMGMLYLGYNVSLAVSLALISFIVLAYLDRDVRPPVRRIFDGLADGFAHLVPIGAAVVSANMILTMMVLTGLPSKMSQVLTLISGQNLLMATLFAAVFSLVLGMGIPPIATYVLTSALVAPSLVALSVQNGIPPEAALLSTHMFLFYYAILADVTPPVALSAFAAASVWNTDPIRTGLVTARVALPKYFLGMFFLLAYPATAVLIVPVVAHQGLASALPLIIYRFAVSVLGVLLISGATVGFTRRTLKRWEGWVLGLAGVALLSPYWWLNVPGLLIGAYFFLMGPRERPRAPEMSAQEIAL comes from the coding sequence ATGATTGCCGCCCTCTACCACCTGTACCTGGTGGTTCACCCCTTCTTGCCCTGGAGCGGATCGGGCATTAAGGTTTTGGAGCTGACCCAGGTGCAGCGCGCCACTCACGTATTTTTCATCGTGCTGGCTGGCTACCTGCTGACTTCACAGCAGCGTGGACGCAAGACCACCTGGGGAGGCGTGGTCTTCGCGGTCCTGACCCTACCGGCGCTGTGGGAATTTCTGCGCCTCGATTTGCCGCTCATCATCAAGGCCGTGACGGTGGTCATCTGGGCGCTGGTCACGCTGCCAGCCGTGCTGCCCAGGCTGCAAAAATACGGTGACCTGCTGGTGGCCGCTGCCATGTTCGCGCCGTACTTCTATCTGTTGACGCAATTCGAGGAGCTCATTTACCGGGCCGTGGTGCCCGAGCCCTGGGACTTGGCGATGGGCTTTGCACTTACCCTCAGCGTGCTGGGCCTGACTTTCCGCTTCCTGGGGCCGGTCCTGCCGTCGCTGGTGCTGGTGTTCATGACCTATAACCTCTTCGGCAATCAGTTGCCGGGCGTGCTGGGCACCGCCGGCATGCCGATTGACCTGCTGATCGGCAAGATGTTCAGCGAAACCGAGGCCGGACTCTTCGGCATTATCACCGCCGTGTCACTCAAATATCTGGTGTACTTCACCTTGCTCGGCAGCGTCATCACGGCGCTGGGCTTCGGCCCGGTCATCGCGCGACTGGCCCTGCGCGCCGTGGGCCGCTCGCCCGCCGCGCCGGGCCGCAGCGTAGCCGTCATGAGCGTCTTCATGGGCCTGTTCAGCGGCTCCGGCGCCGCCGACACCCAGTTTGTCGCCACCGTGACCAAACCACTCATGGAGCGCTCCGGTTATCCCCGGCTGACGGCAGCAGGCATCACCGCCACCGCCGGTTCAATTGCCCTGATCACGCCCCCGGTGCTTGGCTCAATCGCCTTCGTGATGGTGGAAGTGCTCAATATCCCCTATCTCAGCATCTGCCTGATGGCGCTGGGACCGTGCGTGCTGTACCTCGCCGGGGTGTGGTTCTATAACGAACTGTACGTACGGCGCTCCGGCTTTGTGCGCGACGTGATGCCCGACGAGGGCAAAAACGTGCTGCGGTCGCTCTACGTGTTCTTGCCGCTGTTGCTGATCATGGGGATGCTCTACCTGGGCTACAACGTGAGCCTGGCCGTGAGTCTGGCGCTCATTTCGTTCATCGTGCTGGCCTACCTCGACCGCGATGTGCGGCCCCCGGTGAGGCGCATCTTCGACGGGCTGGCCGACGGCTTTGCCCACCTTGTGCCGATTGGCGCGGCGGTGGTCAGCGCCAACATGATCCTGACCATGATGGTGCTGACCGGCCTGCCCTCCAAGATGTCGCAGGTGCTGACCCTCATTTCCGGGCAGAACCTGCTGATGGCCACCCTGTTTGCCGCCGTGTTCAGCCTGGTGCTGGGCATGGGCATTCCGCCGATCGCCACTTACGTGCTGACCTCAGCGCTGGTCGCGCCGTCGCTGGTGGCCCTCTCCGTGCAAAACGGCATTCCGCCGGAAGCCGCGCTCCTCTCGACCCACATGTTTCTCTTCTACTACGCCATTCTCGCCGACGTGACGCCGCCGGTCGCTCTCTCGGCGTTTGCGGCGGCGTCGGTCTGGAACACCGATCCGATCCGCACCGGCCTCGTGACTGCACGGGTGGCCTTGCCCAAGTACTTCCTGGGCATGTTTTTCCTGCTGGCGTATCCGGCCACCGCCGTATTGATCGTACCGGTGGTGGCGCACCAGGGTCTGGCCTCTGCTCTGCCGCTGATCATCTACCGCTTCGCCGTTTCGGTGCTGGGGGTGCTGCTGATTTCGGGGGCCACGGTAGGCTTTACCCGCCGCACCCTGAAGCGCTGGGAAGGCTGGGTGCTGGGTCTTGCCGGCGTGGCGCTGCTGAGCCCCTACTGGTGGCTGAATGTGCCGGGCCTGCTGATCGGCGCCTACTTCTTCCTGATGGGCCCGCGTGAGCGGCCCCGGGCACCGGAGATGTCGGCGCAGGAGATAGCGCTGTGA
- a CDS encoding TAXI family TRAP transporter solute-binding subunit, whose protein sequence is MRKTYLTAALALLSLTGVAGAQKPRVVIATGGIGGVYYYYGTVMAEILSKHAGVDATAIQTAASVDNILLVTEKSDPSRNTYYCGLILPESGLLAYTGQLDRFKDKPATKLRTLFATYPNYLQIVTTKGAGTVLQNLAGKRISLGAPGSGTEIEANLVLQAAKIPLTKFSKVERLGANESAQALADGTIDAYFWSGGLPTGSIAELSQTLARKGKQIDFIAVPQKGPIAGAFEKAFPGLADVRTLDKKVYGSARSVQTLAFWNSFSCSSEMPADLAYNITKATFEHLPELTASVQSAKDTTVANALRLSTSKVPYHEGALKFFKK, encoded by the coding sequence ATGCGTAAAACATATTTGACCGCTGCCCTTGCCCTACTGTCTCTCACCGGCGTTGCCGGAGCCCAGAAGCCGCGTGTGGTGATCGCCACTGGCGGCATCGGCGGGGTCTACTACTACTACGGCACCGTGATGGCCGAGATCCTCAGCAAGCACGCTGGGGTCGACGCTACCGCCATCCAGACGGCGGCCTCGGTGGACAACATCCTGCTGGTTACCGAAAAGTCCGATCCCAGCCGCAACACCTATTACTGCGGCCTGATCTTGCCGGAGTCAGGTCTGCTGGCCTACACCGGGCAGCTCGACCGCTTCAAGGACAAGCCCGCCACCAAACTGCGTACCCTGTTTGCGACCTACCCCAACTACCTGCAGATCGTGACCACCAAGGGCGCTGGCACCGTGCTGCAAAACCTGGCCGGCAAGCGCATCTCGCTGGGCGCGCCGGGCTCCGGCACCGAGATCGAGGCCAACCTGGTCTTGCAGGCCGCCAAGATTCCGCTCACGAAGTTCTCCAAGGTCGAGCGTCTGGGGGCCAACGAATCGGCGCAGGCCCTGGCCGACGGTACCATCGACGCGTATTTCTGGTCCGGCGGCCTGCCCACCGGCTCAATTGCCGAACTCAGCCAAACCCTGGCCCGTAAGGGCAAGCAGATCGACTTCATCGCCGTGCCGCAAAAAGGCCCCATCGCCGGAGCGTTCGAGAAGGCCTTCCCCGGCCTGGCTGATGTCCGGACACTCGACAAGAAAGTCTACGGCTCGGCGCGCTCGGTCCAAACGCTGGCGTTCTGGAACTCGTTTTCCTGCTCCTCGGAAATGCCCGCCGACCTGGCCTACAACATCACCAAGGCGACCTTCGAGCACCTACCGGAACTGACGGCCTCGGTGCAGTCGGCCAAGGACACCACCGTCGCCAACGCCCTGCGCCTGAGCACCAGCAAGGTGCCGTACCACGAGGGCGCCCTGAAGTTCTTCAAGAAGTAA
- a CDS encoding dihydrodipicolinate synthase family protein, whose translation MSMPPTGHLQGVYTIMPTPFTGSGELDLGSLDNLVDFQLDAGIHGLAILGFLGEAHKLSGEERRAVIRRTIERVAGRVPVWVGVRAIGTPASIEQATEAQDFGADAVFAAPIDVQADAAIFRHYQQLQAALKVPVLIHDFPENFGITISSEVVARLGKEGGVHYIKMEEPPVGPKTSRILELSQGSVHVFGGLGGTFFLEELERGAVGTMTGFAFPEVLLRIYDLFRQGQHAAAARVFDHYMPLIRYEFQPKLGLALRKHTYHRRGIIASDHVRAPGINIDGRTAKELEAIVKRVGFEFGVTGPQELIG comes from the coding sequence ATGAGCATGCCCCCAACTGGTCATCTTCAGGGCGTCTACACCATCATGCCCACGCCGTTTACCGGCAGCGGCGAACTCGACCTTGGGAGCCTCGACAACCTGGTGGACTTCCAGCTTGACGCGGGCATTCACGGCCTGGCGATTCTGGGCTTTCTGGGTGAAGCGCACAAACTCAGCGGCGAGGAACGCCGGGCCGTCATTCGCCGCACCATCGAACGGGTCGCCGGACGGGTGCCGGTATGGGTCGGCGTGCGCGCCATCGGTACCCCGGCCAGCATCGAGCAGGCCACAGAAGCCCAGGACTTCGGGGCCGACGCCGTGTTCGCCGCGCCGATCGACGTGCAGGCCGACGCAGCGATTTTCCGGCATTACCAGCAGTTGCAGGCGGCCCTCAAGGTGCCGGTGCTGATTCACGACTTCCCCGAAAATTTCGGCATCACCATCAGCTCGGAAGTGGTGGCTCGGCTCGGCAAAGAAGGCGGCGTCCACTACATCAAGATGGAAGAGCCGCCGGTCGGTCCCAAGACCAGCCGCATCCTGGAACTTTCGCAGGGCTCGGTGCACGTCTTTGGTGGGCTGGGCGGCACCTTCTTCCTGGAAGAACTGGAGCGCGGCGCGGTGGGCACCATGACCGGCTTTGCCTTTCCGGAAGTGCTGCTGCGCATCTACGATTTGTTTCGGCAGGGCCAGCACGCAGCGGCGGCCCGCGTCTTCGATCACTACATGCCGCTGATCCGCTACGAGTTCCAGCCCAAACTCGGCCTGGCGCTGCGCAAACACACCTACCATCGCCGGGGCATCATCGCTTCTGACCATGTGCGCGCGCCGGGCATCAACATTGACGGGCGCACCGCCAAAGAGCTCGAAGCCATCGTCAAACGGGTCGGCTTCGAGTTCGGCGTGACCGGTCCCCAGGAGCTGATCGGATGA
- a CDS encoding M20 family metallopeptidase, with protein MSAADFLRDLIRIQALPGQEEMLRERVLQEWRQLGFEDVQADAGGNALARIRGREPGPAWLLLTHLDHVHEGDPALWEHPPYEAVLVEGVIHGRGAVDIKGPLAAQTYALAALLAKGERPRSDVWIVAAAEEEIGGPGAAYLVAHPPGEIGAVIVAEPSSNQLMLGHRGVARVRVQLQGRAHHASLAIKDENPIFALAELLKRIEALTFPDFPVTGASTLTVTQLFTDSGSENLTPNTVTAILDWRFNEDDASNRQTLAKLLEGLPAQGRLSALWTPEYTPGFVTEPGDPLTLKVLPYAARFHAEPGVWRFATDGRYTANAGWPTVGWGPGNEDLAHTTKESVKVADIDAYSRALAELLVSESPS; from the coding sequence ATGAGCGCCGCCGATTTCCTGCGCGATCTGATCCGTATTCAGGCGCTGCCAGGGCAAGAAGAAATGCTGCGCGAGCGGGTCTTGCAGGAGTGGCGTCAGCTCGGCTTCGAGGACGTGCAGGCCGACGCGGGCGGCAACGCTCTGGCGCGGATCCGGGGGCGCGAGCCGGGACCGGCCTGGCTCCTGCTGACCCACCTCGACCACGTCCACGAGGGCGACCCGGCGCTGTGGGAGCACCCACCCTACGAGGCGGTGCTGGTGGAGGGCGTGATTCACGGGCGCGGCGCGGTGGACATCAAGGGCCCACTGGCGGCCCAGACCTACGCGCTGGCCGCACTGCTGGCGAAGGGTGAGCGCCCGCGCAGCGACGTCTGGATCGTGGCGGCGGCCGAGGAGGAAATTGGCGGGCCCGGCGCAGCGTATCTGGTCGCCCACCCGCCCGGCGAGATCGGCGCGGTGATCGTGGCCGAGCCGTCGAGCAACCAGTTGATGCTGGGGCACCGGGGCGTGGCGCGGGTGCGGGTGCAGCTTCAGGGCCGCGCCCACCACGCCAGCCTGGCGATCAAGGACGAAAACCCCATCTTCGCGCTGGCTGAACTGCTCAAGCGTATTGAGGCCCTGACCTTTCCTGACTTTCCGGTGACCGGTGCCTCGACCCTGACGGTCACGCAACTCTTCACCGACTCTGGCAGCGAGAACCTGACGCCCAACACCGTGACGGCGATTCTCGACTGGCGCTTCAACGAGGACGACGCTTCCAACCGACAGACGCTGGCGAAGTTGCTGGAGGGCCTGCCCGCCCAGGGAAGACTCTCAGCGCTGTGGACACCGGAATACACGCCCGGTTTTGTAACCGAGCCGGGCGATCCGCTAACCCTCAAGGTGCTGCCGTACGCAGCGCGCTTTCACGCTGAGCCGGGCGTCTGGCGCTTTGCCACCGACGGCCGTTACACCGCCAACGCGGGGTGGCCCACCGTGGGCTGGGGACCCGGCAACGAAGACTTGGCCCACACCACCAAGGAATCGGTCAAGGTGGCCGACATCGACGCTTACAGTAGAGCGCTGGCCGAGTTGCTGGTCAGCGAAAGCCCCAGCTGA
- a CDS encoding 2-hydroxyacid dehydrogenase, with product MTAQRDIVVMTPRLPFLLGELRRDYRVHAYWEADQLGSFFKQARQARAIVTNGVVGCPREVVDALPNLGLICVGGVGLDAVDVAHARERGIQVTTTPGVLTADVADQAVALLLAASRQLLRGDRSIREGGWERGEDLPLTRRVSGKRAGIVGLGEIGKAIARRLSAFDMPVAYTGRREQPQQPYRFVADVLQLAREVEVLVVSSRGGEDTRHLIGVNVLEALGPQGILINIARGSVVDEEALIASLQSGKIGAAGLDVFSDEPNVPAVLKALDNAILSPHAATRTVESRQDISRIVLANLEAFFAGQPLFTALPMKRQR from the coding sequence ATGACCGCTCAGCGCGACATTGTGGTGATGACGCCGCGCCTGCCGTTCCTGCTCGGCGAGTTGCGCCGCGATTACCGAGTCCACGCCTATTGGGAAGCCGATCAGCTCGGCTCGTTTTTTAAGCAGGCACGTCAGGCGCGGGCCATCGTGACCAACGGCGTCGTCGGTTGCCCGCGTGAAGTGGTGGACGCCCTGCCGAATCTGGGCCTGATCTGCGTGGGTGGCGTCGGCCTGGACGCGGTGGATGTGGCGCATGCCCGGGAGCGCGGCATTCAGGTGACCACCACGCCCGGCGTCCTGACTGCCGATGTGGCTGACCAGGCCGTTGCCCTGCTGTTGGCCGCGTCCAGGCAACTGTTGCGAGGCGACCGCTCCATCCGGGAAGGCGGCTGGGAGCGCGGCGAGGATCTGCCGCTGACCCGGCGCGTGAGCGGTAAGCGCGCCGGTATTGTGGGCCTGGGCGAGATCGGCAAGGCGATTGCCCGCCGCCTGAGCGCCTTTGACATGCCGGTGGCCTACACCGGGCGGCGTGAGCAGCCGCAGCAGCCATACCGTTTCGTGGCCGATGTGCTACAGCTCGCCCGCGAAGTCGAGGTGCTGGTCGTCAGCAGTCGCGGGGGCGAGGACACCCGACACCTGATCGGCGTGAACGTTCTGGAGGCGCTGGGACCGCAGGGTATCCTGATCAATATCGCGCGCGGCAGCGTGGTCGATGAGGAAGCGCTGATTGCCAGCTTGCAGTCCGGCAAAATTGGAGCGGCGGGTTTGGACGTCTTTTCCGACGAGCCGAACGTTCCGGCCGTGCTGAAGGCTCTGGACAATGCGATCCTCTCGCCGCACGCCGCCACCCGCACCGTGGAGTCGCGGCAGGACATCAGCCGGATTGTGCTGGCCAATCTGGAGGCGTTCTTTGCCGGGCAGCCGCTCTTCACGGCGCTGCCGATGAAGCGCCAGCGCTGA